In Molothrus aeneus isolate 106 chromosome 13, BPBGC_Maene_1.0, whole genome shotgun sequence, a genomic segment contains:
- the OAZ2 gene encoding LOW QUALITY PROTEIN: ornithine decarboxylase antizyme 2 (The sequence of the model RefSeq protein was modified relative to this genomic sequence to represent the inferred CDS: deleted 1 base in 1 codon): MINTQDSSILPLSNCPQLQCCRHIVPGPLWCSDAPHPLSKIPGGRGGGRDPSLSALIYKDEKITVSQDVPVHEGKPHIVHFQYKVTEVKTSSWDAVLSNQSLFVEIPDGLLADGSKEGLSALLEFAEEKMKVNYVFICFRKSREDRAPLLKTFSFLGFEIVRPGHPAVPSRPDVMFMVYPLDQSSSSDEE; the protein is encoded by the exons ATGATAAACACCCAGGACAG TAGTATTTTACCTTTGAGTAACTGtccccagctgcagtgctgcaggcacaTCGTTCCAGGGCCTCTGTGGTGCTCC GATGCCCCTCACCCACTGTCGAAGATCCCCGGTGGGCGAGGGGGTGGCAGGGATCCTTCTCTTTCAGCTCTGATATATAAG gATGAGAAGATCACTGTTAGCCAAGATGTCCCAGTGCATGAAGGGAAGCCTCACATTGTCCACTTCCAGTACAAGGTCACAGAGGTGAAGACCTCCTCCTGGGATGCAGTGCTCTCAAACCAGAGCCTCTTTGTGGAAATCCCTGATGGATTATTAGCTGATGGAAGCAAAGAAGG GTTGTCAGCACTGCTGGaatttgctgaagaaaaaatgaaagtcaACTATGTCTTCATctgcttcagaaaaagcagagaagatcgag CTCCACTCCTGAAGACGTTCAGCTTCCTGGGCTTTGAGATCGTGCGGCCCGGCCATCCCGCTGTCCCGTCACGGCCCGACGTGATGTTCATGGTGTACCCCCTGGATCAGAGCTCTTCCTCCGATGAAGAATAG